The Chryseolinea soli genome contains a region encoding:
- a CDS encoding CapA family protein produces the protein MRLLFLFIFVSISTALTAQVVDSTMVDSTAAKPPAPHVVKDTVTLVGVGDIMMGTNYPESMLPPDDGAFLMKDVEPYLNDADVTFGNLEGTLLDTGGTPKTCRDPKVCYVFRTPVRFVKNLKSAGFDMMSLANNHAGDFGETGRQSTMKTLNAEDIKHAGQVVQKYVLFTKDSLTYGLVAFAPNSGCVNLNDLEGAKQLVAHLDSICDVVIVSFHGGAEGAQYQNVPRTHELFHGEDRGDVYKFSHTLIDAGADVVFGHGPHVTRAVEVYNERFIAYSMGNFCTYRGISVSGVNGLAPIIKLYTDAHGKFYKGKITPTYQTYGGGVKVDPQNQVIKRIQELTKKDFPESKIQIAENGLITYLAQ, from the coding sequence CTAACCGCCCAGGTGGTGGATAGCACGATGGTGGATAGCACCGCGGCCAAACCACCGGCACCCCATGTGGTGAAAGACACCGTGACGCTGGTTGGCGTGGGCGACATCATGATGGGAACGAACTACCCGGAAAGCATGCTTCCCCCGGACGACGGCGCCTTCCTGATGAAAGACGTTGAGCCTTACCTGAACGATGCCGATGTCACCTTCGGCAACCTGGAAGGCACGCTGCTGGACACCGGCGGAACTCCAAAGACCTGTCGCGATCCAAAAGTGTGTTATGTCTTCCGGACACCCGTCCGTTTTGTAAAGAATTTGAAGAGCGCAGGGTTCGACATGATGAGCCTGGCCAACAACCACGCCGGCGATTTTGGCGAAACGGGCCGTCAAAGCACCATGAAGACCCTGAATGCCGAAGACATCAAACATGCCGGCCAAGTCGTGCAGAAATATGTGTTGTTCACCAAAGACAGCCTCACCTATGGCCTTGTCGCCTTCGCTCCCAATAGCGGCTGTGTGAACCTGAACGACCTGGAAGGCGCAAAACAATTGGTAGCCCACCTGGATTCGATCTGCGACGTCGTGATTGTGTCGTTTCACGGGGGCGCTGAGGGTGCTCAATACCAAAACGTGCCCCGCACCCACGAGCTCTTCCACGGCGAGGATCGCGGTGACGTCTATAAGTTCTCGCATACCCTGATCGACGCAGGCGCCGATGTGGTGTTTGGACACGGACCGCATGTTACGCGTGCCGTTGAGGTCTATAATGAGCGGTTCATTGCCTATAGCATGGGCAACTTTTGCACCTACCGGGGCATTAGCGTATCAGGGGTGAATGGTCTTGCCCCCATTATCAAGCTTTATACCGATGCGCATGGCAAGTTTTACAAGGGTAAAATCACACCCACCTATCAAACTTATGGCGGCGGCGTGAAAGTTGATCCTCAAAATCAGGTAATTAAGAGGATACAGGAGCTCACAAAAAAAGATTTCCCGGAATCAAAAATTCAGATTGCCGAGAATGGTTTAATTACTTACCTTGCTCAATAA
- a CDS encoding MerR family transcriptional regulator translates to MAYKEKEIEKLYYSIGEVAEMFSVAPSLIRFWESEFDLIKPKKNRKGNRQFTKEDIDHVRTIYHLVKEKGFTLQGAKEMLRNDTQAVRDKMEFMDSLKKVRSFLVELREKLH, encoded by the coding sequence ATGGCGTATAAGGAAAAGGAAATCGAGAAACTTTACTACTCCATTGGAGAAGTTGCAGAAATGTTTAGCGTGGCTCCATCACTCATTCGTTTTTGGGAATCGGAGTTTGACCTCATTAAGCCGAAGAAAAACCGCAAAGGAAATCGTCAGTTTACCAAGGAGGACATCGATCATGTCCGGACGATCTACCACCTCGTAAAAGAGAAAGGCTTTACCCTGCAAGGTGCCAAAGAGATGCTGCGCAACGACACACAAGCCGTGCGCGACAAAATGGAGTTTATGGACTCCTTGAAAAAAGTCCGCAGCTTCCTGGTGGAGCTTCGCGAAAAGTTACATTGA
- the dprA gene encoding DNA-processing protein DprA — protein MDQNRLSLLALHFIPGIGNHLVRQLISYCGSAEKVFRTPRGKLLKIPGVGMVTAESILYGRPFTLAEAEVLHAEKENVQLIFFTDKNYPSRLKQINDAPSLLYARGNIDFEIPKTVGIIGTRRATPYGKQCVDDLMTALVPHAPLIVSGLAYGIDIHAHRQALKNNLPTVGVMGSGIDVIYPSLHTETARRMEAQGGLITENPFGARPDAHNFPARNRIIAGLSDALIVVEAAEKGGALITAEIANSYNKDVFAFPGNVGQSYSEGCNVLIKSHKANLLTHVKDLEYHMNWSAGVKPLKKRIQFDLDEYDADEQEVLKRLLENNHQLTIDEISWRTALPIGKLASILLGLELKNIVAALPGKVYKLLVG, from the coding sequence ATGGATCAGAACAGGCTTTCATTGCTCGCTCTTCACTTTATTCCTGGCATCGGAAATCATCTTGTCCGCCAGCTAATCAGCTATTGTGGCTCGGCTGAAAAAGTCTTTCGCACACCCCGCGGCAAGCTCTTGAAAATTCCCGGCGTGGGCATGGTCACGGCCGAAAGCATTCTGTACGGCCGTCCCTTTACCCTGGCGGAGGCCGAAGTGCTTCACGCGGAAAAAGAAAACGTGCAACTCATCTTCTTCACCGACAAGAACTATCCCTCACGCCTGAAGCAGATCAATGATGCTCCCTCCCTGCTCTATGCCCGTGGCAACATCGACTTTGAAATACCCAAAACGGTGGGCATCATTGGCACGCGGCGGGCCACCCCGTATGGCAAACAATGTGTCGATGACCTGATGACCGCATTGGTGCCGCACGCACCCCTCATTGTAAGCGGGCTAGCCTATGGCATCGACATTCACGCCCACCGGCAGGCATTGAAAAATAATCTGCCAACTGTGGGTGTCATGGGTAGCGGCATCGATGTGATTTACCCTTCGCTCCATACGGAAACCGCCCGACGCATGGAAGCCCAAGGTGGCCTCATCACTGAAAATCCTTTTGGGGCCCGGCCTGACGCACATAATTTCCCAGCCCGCAACCGCATCATCGCCGGGCTGTCGGATGCGCTCATTGTTGTAGAAGCTGCCGAGAAAGGCGGCGCGCTGATCACGGCCGAGATCGCCAACAGTTACAACAAAGATGTGTTTGCTTTTCCCGGGAATGTCGGGCAAAGTTATTCGGAGGGATGCAACGTCCTCATCAAATCCCACAAGGCAAATCTGCTCACCCACGTGAAAGACCTGGAGTATCACATGAACTGGAGCGCCGGTGTGAAGCCCCTGAAAAAGAGAATACAATTCGATCTTGATGAATACGACGCCGACGAGCAGGAGGTATTAAAGCGGCTCCTTGAAAACAACCACCAGCTCACCATCGACGAGATCAGTTGGCGGACGGCATTGCCGATCGGCAAACTAGCATCTATTTTATTGGGATTGGAATTAAAGAATATTGTCGCGGCGCTTCCCGGAAAGGTGTATAAGCTGCTGGTGGGATAA
- a CDS encoding tetratricopeptide repeat protein — protein MKRPGFILFGLLLVSILSHAQNAKDLTQKGRELYEKHEFMESLLNLNKALDIDPNYAPAYFIRGNIKDNFDDRHGAMKDYNTAIEKNPKFADAFFARGNVKMKLQDYYGAIADFTSAITINENYIEAYFNRGKAKQFLQAYEDAINDCSKIIQINPKNVDAYYMRGILRIEFGDMKNGCLDLSKAGELGDLKAYEVIKEKCNQKDQGQ, from the coding sequence ATGAAGCGCCCCGGTTTTATTCTTTTTGGCTTGTTACTCGTTTCGATCTTGTCCCACGCGCAGAATGCCAAGGACCTTACCCAAAAAGGCCGTGAGCTGTATGAGAAACATGAGTTCATGGAATCGCTGTTGAACCTGAACAAGGCCCTCGATATCGACCCCAACTACGCTCCGGCATACTTCATTCGCGGCAACATCAAAGACAACTTCGACGATCGCCACGGCGCCATGAAGGACTATAACACCGCCATCGAAAAGAATCCGAAATTTGCCGACGCTTTCTTTGCCCGTGGCAACGTGAAGATGAAGCTCCAGGATTATTACGGCGCCATTGCCGATTTCACCTCGGCCATCACCATCAACGAAAACTATATCGAAGCCTACTTCAACCGGGGCAAAGCCAAACAGTTCTTGCAAGCCTATGAAGATGCGATCAACGACTGTTCCAAGATCATCCAGATCAATCCCAAGAATGTGGATGCTTACTATATGCGGGGTATCCTGCGCATCGAGTTCGGCGATATGAAAAATGGTTGCCTCGACCTGAGCAAAGCCGGCGAGTTGGGCGATCTGAAAGCCTATGAGGTGATCAAGGAAAAATGTAACCAGAAAGACCAGGGACAATAA
- a CDS encoding hydroxymethylglutaryl-CoA lyase: MKLIECPRDAMQGLSTFIPTTLKVKYINQLLKAGFDTIDAGSFVSPKAIPQMRDTADVLNQLDWDGGPSKLLVIVANTRGAEEAATFESVTYLGFPLSMSETFQQRNTNKSIAEALQTLEAIKNICLRSGKKLVTYISMGFGNPYGDPYDAEGVAQFVDRLMILGSDVTSLADTIGVSTPPAIRSLFTTLSTRYPQAEIGVHLHSTPQAAREKIEAAYEAGCRRFDGAIKGFGGCPMANDDLVGNLATETILSYLQEKGVATGIDPTQFSAAWKMADEIFPKH, encoded by the coding sequence ATGAAACTGATCGAATGTCCGCGCGATGCCATGCAAGGCCTCTCCACGTTTATACCCACAACGTTGAAAGTTAAATATATTAACCAGTTGCTGAAAGCAGGCTTCGACACAATCGATGCGGGAAGCTTTGTATCGCCAAAAGCGATCCCTCAAATGCGCGATACAGCCGACGTATTGAATCAGTTGGATTGGGATGGGGGGCCATCCAAGCTGCTGGTCATCGTGGCCAATACCCGGGGTGCGGAAGAAGCGGCGACCTTTGAAAGCGTTACTTATCTGGGCTTCCCGTTGTCGATGTCCGAAACGTTTCAACAACGCAACACCAACAAGTCCATCGCCGAAGCGTTGCAAACTTTGGAGGCGATCAAGAACATCTGCCTGCGGTCGGGTAAAAAATTGGTGACTTACATCAGCATGGGTTTTGGAAATCCCTATGGCGATCCATACGACGCCGAAGGTGTTGCTCAATTTGTGGACCGGCTGATGATCCTTGGCTCCGACGTCACGTCCCTGGCCGATACCATTGGAGTTTCCACGCCGCCGGCGATACGGTCCTTGTTCACCACCCTGTCGACGCGCTATCCACAAGCCGAAATAGGCGTTCATCTTCACTCCACACCGCAAGCGGCCCGCGAAAAGATCGAAGCCGCCTATGAGGCGGGTTGTCGCCGCTTCGACGGGGCCATCAAAGGCTTTGGCGGATGTCCGATGGCCAACGACGACCTGGTCGGCAACCTGGCCACCGAAACCATCCTGTCCTACCTGCAAGAAAAAGGCGTGGCCACCGGCATTGATCCAACCCAATTCAGCGCCGCATGGAAAATGGCGGACGAAATATTCCCAAAGCATTGA
- a CDS encoding DUF1800 domain-containing protein: MPLPEFSGALGIKRAAHLLRRATFGATKQQIDAFAALTPAQAITSLFRQSLPDPALPIDPKTGQVWVLSPVTDANSDDLDSFLRKWIIGQMISAGVPSGISLAYSAREKMVHFLHTHFTTIMSKVSNSRSIYYQNQLFRTFALDALNGNPDINFKNLTVKVSVDNAMLRVLDGNLNVKGSENENYARELLELYTIGRGLEGTLPPTTEQGDYGVYKEDDVKAAAKVLSGWDVDEDFANLDPDTNLPRGKVKGSPTNASSHDNTVKQFSVHFGNATVQPDPTLLSGGNPTEKSALDEIRQWIDLIYSSPQTAKNICWKIYRFFVYAPHTPEESIAIDGAIITEMANTFKAGGYKLQPVIENLLRSQHFYEATSGTVTDDNFGGIIKSPLDLIIPTLRFFDITVPDIVSSTTEFYDATGEIESQVTTQAMKFYEPSDIAGYESYFQFPIYHRWWITPNTLANRYNFIRTLITSMEQGMFKVNVYDFVKNNIPNAIAADARLLTMELAKYLLPVTDNLTFDDAADDTSGLTAKRLNYFKERFLQTFDEAYWTTRWNANEPDLRDQLEYLFNSMLQSPEYQLA; the protein is encoded by the coding sequence ATGCCTCTACCGGAATTTAGCGGCGCCCTGGGAATAAAACGAGCCGCCCATCTGTTACGACGGGCAACGTTCGGGGCGACCAAACAGCAGATCGACGCCTTCGCGGCGTTGACCCCTGCACAAGCCATCACTTCCCTTTTCCGGCAATCACTACCCGACCCTGCCCTACCCATCGATCCCAAAACGGGCCAGGTATGGGTGCTGTCGCCGGTAACGGATGCCAACAGCGACGACCTCGACAGCTTCCTCCGGAAATGGATCATCGGTCAGATGATCAGCGCCGGGGTACCCTCCGGGATCTCGCTCGCCTACAGTGCCCGCGAAAAGATGGTGCACTTTCTGCACACGCACTTCACCACCATCATGTCGAAGGTGAGCAACAGCCGTTCGATCTATTACCAGAACCAGTTGTTCCGAACGTTTGCCCTGGACGCCCTCAACGGCAACCCCGACATCAACTTCAAGAACCTCACCGTAAAGGTCAGCGTCGACAACGCCATGTTGCGCGTGTTGGATGGCAACCTGAACGTGAAGGGAAGCGAAAACGAAAACTATGCCCGCGAATTGCTGGAGCTCTACACCATCGGCCGTGGCCTCGAGGGCACCCTTCCGCCAACGACCGAGCAAGGCGACTACGGTGTCTATAAAGAAGACGATGTAAAAGCCGCAGCCAAAGTGCTGTCGGGCTGGGATGTGGATGAAGACTTTGCCAACCTCGACCCTGACACCAACCTGCCCCGGGGCAAAGTGAAAGGCTCTCCGACCAATGCTTCGTCGCACGACAATACCGTAAAACAATTCAGCGTACACTTTGGAAATGCAACGGTCCAACCCGACCCCACCCTGCTGAGCGGCGGCAACCCCACCGAAAAAAGTGCCCTGGACGAAATCCGCCAGTGGATCGACCTGATTTACTCCAGCCCCCAAACCGCGAAGAACATTTGCTGGAAGATCTATCGCTTCTTTGTGTATGCTCCGCATACACCGGAAGAAAGCATCGCCATCGACGGCGCCATCATTACTGAAATGGCCAATACGTTTAAGGCCGGCGGTTATAAACTGCAACCCGTTATCGAGAACTTGTTGCGCAGTCAACATTTCTATGAAGCCACCTCCGGCACGGTGACGGACGATAACTTTGGAGGCATCATCAAGTCGCCGCTTGACCTGATCATCCCAACCCTGCGGTTCTTCGACATCACTGTACCGGACATCGTCTCGTCCACTACTGAGTTTTATGATGCCACCGGCGAGATCGAATCACAGGTGACCACGCAGGCGATGAAATTCTACGAGCCCTCCGACATTGCCGGTTACGAATCCTATTTCCAATTCCCCATCTATCACCGCTGGTGGATCACGCCGAACACCTTGGCCAACCGTTATAATTTCATCCGCACGCTCATCACGAGCATGGAGCAAGGCATGTTCAAAGTGAACGTCTACGATTTTGTAAAAAACAACATCCCGAATGCCATCGCCGCCGACGCCCGACTGCTCACGATGGAACTGGCCAAATACCTGCTCCCGGTGACGGACAATTTAACCTTCGACGATGCAGCCGATGATACCTCGGGCCTGACCGCCAAGCGCCTCAACTATTTTAAGGAACGCTTCCTGCAAACTTTTGACGAAGCCTATTGGACCACACGCTGGAACGCCAACGAACCCGATTTGCGCGACCAGTTGGAATACCTGTTCAACAGCATGCTGCAGTCGCCCGAATATCAACTTGCATAA
- a CDS encoding DUF1501 domain-containing protein has translation MNKSRRDFLKKLPLAMSIPFAIGGIPLRVLGEGSSLARMAAASGNDRVLIILQLAGGNDGLNCLIPVEKYDEYHTRRANIAIPAKNSLRKYIPLDSTLPSDAQVGLHPDMLAMKGLYDQGRVTFVQGVSYKNNNGSHFRGRDIWFMGGSADDYYQSGWVGRYLEGEFAPKKYPEDFPNPEMKDPLAIEMGNDVSLIFHQQGNIPTSISISSPEQFAQLVGELEGFLDEEVDPRGLPPDYLKGSPYYKELDWILSLEDKSKDYAQRLAEVYEAGGSSSVTYPENYPFNAPKGSLKNPLSGQLKLIAQLLAGGCQTKVFLVKVGGFDTHADQVEKYDTTMGGHAALMYHISTAMSAFQEDLRSRALEERVLSVTTSEFGRRIQSNGSYGTDHGTGGPLFIFGRGVQPGVVGKVPDLSKGNVDMQYDYRLVYGNIMKDWMLVDDTHLNEIFPGLMTSTGTTDGVTFQTLPLAQQIITGTEGFISDRFSLGECFPNPAKDKTSLSFTLNSTNQVNVDLMDNQGKVVKAMVNGVYEPGEHKVDVELTGLPTGHYIYQFKTGFYKESKKLVIIK, from the coding sequence ATGAACAAATCGAGAAGAGACTTTTTAAAGAAGCTTCCGTTGGCGATGAGCATACCCTTCGCGATCGGAGGTATTCCCCTGCGTGTGTTAGGCGAAGGCAGCTCATTAGCGCGCATGGCGGCGGCCAGCGGCAACGACCGCGTGCTCATCATCCTGCAATTGGCCGGTGGCAATGACGGATTGAATTGCCTTATCCCCGTTGAGAAATACGACGAGTACCATACCCGCCGCGCCAACATCGCCATCCCTGCCAAGAACAGCTTGCGCAAATATATTCCCCTGGACAGCACGTTGCCGTCCGACGCACAAGTAGGGCTTCACCCAGACATGCTGGCCATGAAGGGCCTGTATGACCAGGGACGTGTCACCTTCGTGCAAGGCGTATCGTACAAGAACAACAACGGCTCTCACTTCCGCGGACGCGACATCTGGTTCATGGGCGGCTCGGCCGATGACTATTATCAATCCGGTTGGGTTGGACGTTATTTGGAGGGAGAATTCGCTCCGAAGAAATACCCGGAAGATTTCCCCAATCCGGAAATGAAAGACCCGCTGGCCATCGAAATGGGCAACGACGTGTCGCTCATCTTTCACCAGCAAGGAAATATCCCCACATCGATCTCGATCAGCAGTCCGGAACAATTCGCGCAACTGGTAGGCGAACTGGAAGGCTTCCTTGACGAAGAAGTGGATCCCCGTGGTTTGCCACCCGATTATTTGAAAGGATCTCCCTACTATAAAGAGTTGGACTGGATCCTGAGCCTGGAAGATAAATCCAAGGACTATGCGCAACGCCTGGCCGAAGTGTATGAAGCGGGCGGAAGCAGTTCGGTGACGTACCCGGAAAACTACCCCTTCAATGCGCCCAAGGGAAGCCTGAAAAATCCTTTGTCGGGACAATTGAAATTGATTGCCCAATTGCTGGCAGGCGGATGTCAGACAAAAGTATTCCTCGTGAAGGTGGGTGGTTTCGACACCCACGCCGACCAGGTTGAAAAATACGACACCACCATGGGAGGCCATGCCGCATTGATGTATCACATCTCCACGGCCATGAGCGCGTTCCAGGAAGACCTGCGTTCGCGCGCCTTGGAAGAGCGCGTGCTGAGCGTAACGACTTCGGAATTCGGACGACGGATACAATCCAACGGAAGCTATGGCACCGACCACGGTACCGGCGGGCCGTTGTTTATTTTTGGACGCGGCGTTCAGCCTGGCGTGGTCGGTAAGGTGCCGGACTTGTCGAAAGGCAACGTCGACATGCAATACGACTACCGCCTCGTCTATGGGAACATCATGAAAGACTGGATGTTGGTGGACGACACCCATCTGAACGAAATTTTCCCCGGCCTGATGACCTCCACCGGCACTACCGATGGGGTGACCTTCCAAACGCTACCGCTGGCACAACAGATCATCACCGGCACGGAAGGATTCATCAGCGACCGTTTCTCGCTGGGAGAATGCTTCCCGAACCCCGCCAAGGACAAGACTTCCTTGTCGTTTACGTTGAACAGCACCAACCAGGTGAATGTGGACTTAATGGACAACCAGGGAAAAGTAGTGAAGGCCATGGTGAACGGCGTATATGAACCGGGTGAGCACAAAGTCGATGTAGAGCTAACCGGTTTGCCGACCGGGCACTATATTTATCAGTTCAAAACCGGATTTTATAAAGAATCCAAGAAACTAGTTATCATAAAATAA